In Alkalihalobacterium alkalinitrilicum, a genomic segment contains:
- a CDS encoding NADH-quinone oxidoreductase subunit J, with product MNGEFLAFFILALIAISGGVLMINLRKVVHIIIALAFTFISIAGFYVLLSAEFLAFVQVLIYGGAITIIMLFGIMLTKHDDKLASVSIWRTLAALVGVAVFFVIMFIGINDLSLGEQATNLHENNVRQIGIEIYSKFVIPFETVGVILLVALIGAVALAKSDKEEEVSEK from the coding sequence ATGAATGGAGAATTTCTCGCTTTCTTTATCCTTGCCTTAATAGCCATCAGTGGCGGCGTTCTTATGATCAATTTACGTAAAGTCGTCCATATTATCATCGCGCTCGCATTTACGTTTATCAGTATTGCGGGGTTTTACGTTCTATTATCAGCAGAATTTCTTGCATTCGTTCAAGTGCTCATCTATGGTGGGGCCATTACAATTATAATGCTATTCGGAATTATGTTGACAAAACATGATGATAAGCTTGCATCGGTTAGTATTTGGAGAACACTAGCTGCATTAGTTGGAGTAGCTGTATTCTTCGTGATTATGTTTATTGGAATTAATGATTTATCACTTGGCGAACAAGCGACTAATCTTCACGAAAACAACGTCCGACAAATCGGGATCGAAATTTATTCGAAGTTTGTCATTCCTTTTGAAACGGTAGGCGTTATTTTACTTGTTGCCTTAATTGGTGCAGTCGCACTTGCAAAAAGTGATAAGGAAGAGGAGGTAAGTGAAAAATGA
- a CDS encoding NADH-quinone oxidoreductase subunit D, with translation MLRTEEMLLNVGPQHPSTHGVFRIVVKIDGEIIKEATPVIGYLHRGTEKLAENLQYTQIIPYTDRMDYLSAMTNNYVICHAVETMMELEIPERAEYLRVIVMELGRIASHLVWFGTYLLDIGAMSPFLYAFREREMIINLLNEISGARLTFNYMRVGGVKWDAPPGWIEKVRDLVPYLRKELEGYHNLVTGNEIFMSRIKDVGTYTKEDAIKYSLSGANIRSTGVKWDLRKDEPYSVYDRFDFDIAVEEKGDCWARYMCRMKEIEESIKIVEQAVEQFPSEGPIMAKTPRIIKPPAGETFVRIESPRGEIGCYIASQGKKEPYRLKFRRPSFYNLQILPKLLVGQPMANLIAILGGIDIVLGEVDG, from the coding sequence ATGTTACGTACGGAAGAAATGTTACTAAACGTGGGCCCACAGCATCCGAGTACTCATGGTGTTTTTCGCATCGTCGTTAAAATAGACGGGGAAATTATTAAAGAAGCGACACCGGTAATTGGTTATTTACACCGTGGGACGGAGAAGCTTGCGGAAAACCTTCAATATACACAAATTATTCCTTATACAGACCGAATGGATTATTTATCGGCAATGACGAATAACTATGTCATCTGTCATGCGGTTGAAACGATGATGGAATTAGAGATCCCTGAGCGAGCAGAGTATTTACGAGTTATCGTTATGGAGCTTGGGCGTATCGCTAGTCACCTCGTTTGGTTCGGTACATATTTACTAGATATTGGAGCAATGAGTCCATTCTTATATGCATTCCGTGAACGGGAAATGATTATCAACTTACTAAATGAAATTTCTGGTGCCAGACTAACATTTAACTATATGCGAGTTGGCGGAGTAAAATGGGATGCACCTCCAGGGTGGATCGAAAAGGTGAGAGATCTTGTTCCGTATCTACGAAAAGAGTTAGAAGGTTACCATAACCTTGTAACAGGTAATGAAATTTTTATGAGTCGTATTAAAGACGTGGGAACCTATACAAAGGAAGACGCCATTAAGTATTCCTTGAGTGGGGCCAATATTCGTTCAACAGGTGTCAAATGGGATTTACGTAAAGATGAGCCATACTCCGTTTATGACCGGTTTGATTTTGATATCGCTGTTGAAGAAAAAGGAGATTGCTGGGCTCGATATATGTGTCGCATGAAAGAGATTGAAGAATCGATCAAAATTGTCGAGCAAGCTGTTGAGCAGTTTCCAAGTGAAGGACCGATCATGGCAAAAACGCCAAGAATTATCAAGCCGCCAGCAGGTGAGACGTTTGTTCGCATTGAATCACCACGTGGTGAAATTGGCTGTTACATTGCCAGCCAAGGGAAGAAAGAACCTTATCGCTTAAAGTTTAGAAGACCATCTTTTTATAACCTTCAGATCTTACCAAAACTATTAGTGGGGCAACCGATGGCCAACTTAATTGCTATCTTAGGTGGTATTGATATTGTCCTTGGGGAGGTTGACGGCTAA
- the atpD gene encoding F0F1 ATP synthase subunit beta has protein sequence MNKGRITQVMGPVVDVKFPSGQLPEIYNALKVEQVGSTKNAVDVKVTLEVALHLGDDTVRTVAMGSTDGLVRGVDVLDTGAPISVPVGEVTLGRVFNVLGEAIDLDEALAEDVQKAPIHREAPKFEELSTQTEILETGIKVVDLLAPYIKGGKIGLFGGAGVGKTVLIQELINNIAQEHGGISVFAGVGERTREGNDLYHEMTDSGVIKKTAMVFGQMNEPPGARMRVALTGLTMAEHFRDQEGADVLLFVDNIFRFTQAGSEVSALLGRMPSAVGYQPTLATEMGKLQERITSTKVGSVTSIQAIYVPADDYTDPAPATTFAHLDATTNLERKLSEMGIYPAVDPLASTSRALSPEIVGEEHYAVARQVQQTLQKYKELQDIIAILGMDELSEEDRLVVHRARRIQFFLSQNFHVAEQFTGQKGSYVPVKETVNGFKEILEGKYDDLPEDAFRLVGRIEEVVEKAKQFA, from the coding sequence ATGAATAAAGGTCGCATTACTCAAGTTATGGGTCCAGTTGTTGACGTAAAGTTCCCAAGTGGTCAACTTCCTGAAATCTATAATGCACTTAAAGTTGAACAAGTAGGTTCAACGAAAAATGCGGTTGATGTAAAAGTAACACTTGAAGTTGCTTTACATCTTGGTGACGATACAGTTCGTACAGTTGCGATGGGATCTACGGACGGTCTCGTACGTGGTGTTGATGTACTTGACACTGGTGCTCCAATTTCAGTACCAGTTGGCGAAGTTACACTAGGACGTGTATTTAATGTATTAGGGGAAGCAATCGACCTTGATGAGGCGCTTGCTGAAGATGTACAAAAGGCACCAATTCACCGTGAAGCACCGAAGTTTGAAGAACTTTCTACGCAAACAGAAATTCTTGAAACAGGAATTAAAGTAGTAGATTTACTGGCTCCTTATATTAAGGGTGGTAAGATCGGTCTATTTGGTGGAGCGGGTGTTGGTAAAACCGTTCTAATCCAAGAATTAATCAACAACATCGCTCAAGAGCACGGCGGTATTTCCGTATTCGCTGGTGTTGGTGAGCGTACACGTGAAGGAAATGACCTTTACCATGAAATGACGGACTCTGGCGTTATTAAGAAGACGGCCATGGTATTCGGTCAGATGAATGAGCCACCAGGAGCACGTATGCGTGTTGCATTAACTGGATTAACAATGGCAGAACACTTCCGTGACCAAGAAGGAGCAGACGTACTTCTTTTCGTTGATAATATCTTCCGCTTTACACAAGCAGGTTCTGAAGTATCAGCGCTATTAGGACGTATGCCATCTGCGGTAGGTTATCAGCCAACTCTAGCAACAGAGATGGGTAAACTTCAAGAGCGTATCACATCGACTAAAGTCGGTTCTGTTACATCGATCCAAGCGATCTATGTACCTGCCGATGACTATACGGATCCAGCTCCAGCTACAACTTTCGCTCACTTAGATGCAACAACTAACCTTGAGCGTAAGCTTTCTGAGATGGGTATTTACCCAGCGGTAGATCCACTTGCTTCAACTTCTCGTGCATTATCTCCTGAAATCGTTGGAGAAGAGCACTATGCAGTTGCTCGTCAAGTTCAGCAAACTCTTCAAAAATATAAAGAGTTACAAGATATTATCGCGATCCTAGGTATGGACGAGCTTTCTGAAGAAGATAGGTTAGTCGTACACCGTGCACGTCGTATTCAATTCTTCTTATCTCAAAACTTCCACGTTGCTGAGCAGTTTACTGGACAAAAAGGTTCATACGTACCAGTAAAAGAAACAGTTAATGGATTTAAAGAGATCTTAGAAGGTAAATATGACGACCTTCCTGAGGATGCATTCCGTCTCGTTGGACGTATTGAAGAAGTGGTTGAAAAAGCAAAACAATTTGCATAA
- the nuoH gene encoding NADH-quinone oxidoreductase subunit NuoH, which yields MIHDILTSAPSWTNFLIYFALGAALLGVVLGFVTYGILAERKVLGFIQLRVGPNRLGGPLGLLQTIADVLKLLLKEDIIPKKADKPLFVLAPIIAFVPAFAVLAVIPFSENLYFTDIGVGLLYYIAVSGITTIGMVAGGWASNNKYALMGGMRAAAQMISYEVPLVLSVVGVILLTGSLNLIEIVNAQANLWFVVPQILGFVIFVIAATAELNRTPFDLPEAESELVAGYHVEYSGFRYAFFMLAEYVYLFAMAALTTVLFLGGWNPLPFLGFIPGVIWFALKFSAVIFFMIWIRGTFPRLRGDQLMEFAWKVLLPLALLNIILTALVKEFFL from the coding sequence ATGATACATGACATCCTGACCTCAGCACCGAGTTGGACAAACTTTTTGATTTATTTTGCGTTAGGGGCTGCGCTCTTAGGGGTTGTCCTCGGCTTTGTTACGTATGGGATTTTAGCAGAGCGGAAAGTATTAGGTTTTATTCAGCTTCGTGTCGGTCCGAACCGATTAGGTGGTCCATTAGGTTTGCTCCAGACAATCGCTGACGTTTTAAAATTATTACTAAAAGAGGACATTATCCCAAAAAAGGCAGATAAGCCATTATTCGTATTAGCTCCGATTATAGCGTTCGTCCCTGCTTTTGCTGTATTGGCAGTCATCCCATTTTCTGAGAACTTGTATTTCACCGATATTGGCGTAGGACTCCTATATTACATTGCAGTATCAGGAATTACGACGATTGGGATGGTTGCAGGTGGTTGGGCTTCGAATAACAAATATGCTTTAATGGGTGGAATGCGGGCTGCTGCTCAAATGATTTCTTACGAAGTGCCACTCGTATTATCTGTCGTTGGGGTCATCTTGTTAACAGGTAGCTTAAATTTAATTGAAATTGTCAATGCGCAAGCCAATTTATGGTTCGTTGTTCCACAAATTTTAGGCTTTGTCATCTTTGTTATTGCAGCAACAGCCGAACTCAACCGAACACCATTTGATTTACCAGAAGCTGAATCTGAGTTAGTCGCAGGTTACCACGTTGAGTATTCAGGGTTTCGCTATGCATTTTTTATGCTTGCTGAATATGTTTATTTATTTGCAATGGCAGCATTAACGACAGTATTGTTTTTAGGTGGTTGGAACCCATTACCATTCCTCGGCTTTATTCCAGGGGTCATATGGTTTGCTCTAAAATTTTCAGCGGTTATCTTCTTCATGATTTGGATCCGTGGTACATTCCCACGATTAAGAGGAGATCAACTCATGGAATTTGCGTGGAAGGTTTTATTACCACTTGCCTTACTAAACATTATTCTTACCGCTTTAGTAAAAGAATTTTTCTTATAA
- the nuoK gene encoding NADH-quinone oxidoreductase subunit NuoK — protein MSSIPLSVYLVVALLLFCIGMFGVLTKRNAVIVLISIELMLNAVMINFVAFAIHGVNPGITGQVFALFGITVAAAEAAVGLAILIALYRNRRTVNVDEMDLMKR, from the coding sequence ATGAGTAGTATTCCTTTATCGGTCTATCTCGTTGTCGCGCTTCTCCTCTTCTGTATAGGGATGTTCGGTGTACTCACCAAACGAAACGCTGTCATTGTTCTGATTTCTATTGAGTTAATGCTGAACGCAGTTATGATTAATTTTGTAGCGTTTGCCATACACGGCGTCAATCCTGGTATTACAGGTCAAGTATTTGCATTGTTTGGAATAACGGTTGCTGCAGCGGAAGCAGCTGTTGGCTTAGCCATCTTAATTGCCCTTTATCGTAACAGAAGAACGGTAAATGTTGATGAGATGGACTTAATGAAGCGATAG
- the atpA gene encoding F0F1 ATP synthase subunit alpha — protein MSIKAEEISSLIKQQIENFQSDIEVTDVGTVIRVGDGIALAHGLENVMAGELLEFSNGVMGMAQNLEENSVGIVILGPFTDIREGDEVKRTGRIMEVPVGEALLGRVVNPLGQPLDGQGPINTNKSRPIESPAPGVMDRKSVHEPLQTGIKSIDALVPIGRGQRELIIGDRQTGKTSVAIDTILNQADQNMICIYVAIGQKESTVAGVVEKLRQKGALDYTIVVTASASEPAPLLFLAPYAGVTMGEEFMYNGKHVLVVYDDLTKQASAYRELSLLLRRPPGREAFPGDVFYLHSRLLERAAKLSDAKGGGSITALPFIETQAGDVSAYIPTNVISITDGQIFLQSDLFHSGVRPAINAGLSVSRVGGSAQIKAMKQVSGTLRLDLASFRELEAFAQFGSDLDKATQAKLNRGQRTVEVLKQGLHEPLAVEKQVAILYALTKGFLDDVPVEDVRRFESEMFTFLEHNKKDLLDTIRTTGKLPEESAFNAAIEEFKKGFNTSK, from the coding sequence ATGAGCATCAAAGCTGAAGAAATTAGCTCTCTTATAAAGCAGCAAATTGAAAACTTCCAATCTGATATTGAGGTTACTGACGTAGGTACAGTAATTCGTGTTGGTGACGGTATCGCCCTTGCTCATGGATTAGAAAACGTTATGGCCGGTGAATTACTTGAGTTTTCAAATGGTGTAATGGGTATGGCCCAAAACCTTGAAGAAAACAGTGTAGGTATCGTAATCTTAGGTCCATTTACGGATATCCGTGAAGGCGATGAAGTAAAACGTACAGGTCGTATCATGGAGGTACCTGTAGGTGAGGCATTACTAGGACGTGTAGTAAATCCTCTAGGGCAACCTCTTGATGGTCAAGGACCAATTAATACAAACAAATCTCGTCCGATTGAAAGTCCAGCACCTGGTGTAATGGATCGTAAATCCGTACATGAGCCATTACAAACAGGTATTAAGTCAATTGATGCACTAGTACCAATTGGCCGTGGACAACGTGAGTTAATTATCGGGGACCGTCAAACAGGTAAAACATCTGTTGCGATCGATACGATCTTAAACCAAGCAGATCAAAATATGATTTGTATCTACGTTGCAATTGGTCAAAAAGAATCTACAGTTGCAGGTGTTGTAGAAAAACTTCGTCAAAAAGGTGCTTTAGACTATACAATCGTAGTTACTGCAAGTGCATCTGAGCCAGCTCCATTACTATTCTTAGCTCCTTATGCTGGGGTAACAATGGGTGAAGAGTTCATGTACAATGGCAAGCACGTTCTTGTTGTGTATGATGACTTAACAAAACAAGCATCTGCATACCGTGAGCTTTCATTATTACTTCGTCGTCCTCCAGGTCGTGAAGCATTCCCAGGGGATGTATTCTACCTTCACTCTCGTTTATTAGAGCGTGCAGCGAAGTTAAGTGATGCAAAAGGTGGCGGCTCGATTACAGCTCTTCCTTTCATCGAAACACAAGCAGGGGATGTATCAGCATACATTCCAACAAACGTTATCTCAATCACAGACGGACAGATCTTCTTACAATCTGACCTTTTCCACTCAGGGGTACGTCCAGCGATTAACGCCGGTTTATCTGTATCTCGTGTTGGGGGTTCTGCACAGATTAAAGCGATGAAACAAGTATCTGGTACGTTACGTCTAGACTTAGCGTCTTTCCGTGAACTAGAAGCATTTGCTCAGTTCGGTTCTGACTTAGATAAAGCGACTCAAGCGAAGTTAAATCGTGGACAACGTACAGTTGAAGTCTTAAAACAAGGCCTTCACGAGCCATTAGCTGTTGAGAAGCAAGTAGCAATTCTTTATGCATTAACTAAAGGCTTCCTTGATGATGTTCCAGTTGAAGATGTTCGTCGTTTCGAGTCTGAAATGTTTACTTTCTTAGAGCATAACAAGAAAGATCTATTAGATACCATTCGTACAACTGGTAAACTTCCAGAAGAGAGTGCATTTAACGCTGCGATTGAAGAATTCAAAAAAGGCTTCAATACAAGCAAGTAA
- a CDS encoding NADH-quinone oxidoreductase subunit A — translation MDPLYHLYQNNYLVVAVFIILGILLPMVALTAGRFLRPNNPTKEKQTTYESGVEPTGSSWVQFNVRYYMFALLFVLFDVETVFLYPWAVAYDYLGIFALIEMIIFMIMLFIGLIYAWKKKVLTWI, via the coding sequence ATGGATCCGCTTTATCACTTGTATCAGAACAACTACTTAGTTGTAGCCGTTTTTATTATTCTTGGAATTCTACTCCCTATGGTTGCGCTTACAGCTGGACGCTTCTTGCGACCGAATAATCCTACGAAGGAAAAGCAAACAACATATGAAAGTGGTGTAGAACCAACGGGGAGTAGTTGGGTTCAGTTTAATGTTCGGTACTATATGTTTGCGTTGTTGTTCGTATTATTTGATGTAGAAACGGTGTTTTTATATCCATGGGCAGTAGCTTACGATTATTTAGGGATTTTTGCTTTAATTGAAATGATCATCTTTATGATTATGTTGTTTATCGGATTAATTTATGCATGGAAGAAGAAGGTGTTAACATGGATCTAA
- a CDS encoding NuoB/complex I 20 kDa subunit family protein has protein sequence MDLNLDSITKAEREELERTVFYTTLEQVKAWARSNSLWPLTFGLACCAIEMMGTGSSHYDQDRFGVLFRASPRHSDCMIVSGTVTKKMAPILKRLYDQMPEPKWVIAMGSCATAGGPYIKSYAVVKGVDQIVPVDVYIPGCPPNPAALIYGINKLQEKIRYEAKTGKRVINK, from the coding sequence ATGGATCTAAATTTAGACAGCATCACTAAAGCAGAGCGAGAAGAGTTAGAACGTACCGTCTTTTATACCACATTAGAACAAGTAAAAGCTTGGGCTAGAAGTAACTCGTTGTGGCCATTGACCTTCGGGCTAGCTTGTTGTGCCATCGAAATGATGGGTACGGGATCATCACACTATGACCAAGACCGATTTGGGGTCCTATTTAGAGCATCTCCAAGACACTCGGACTGTATGATTGTATCTGGAACGGTGACAAAGAAAATGGCACCAATCCTTAAGCGTCTTTACGACCAAATGCCAGAACCAAAATGGGTAATTGCGATGGGTTCCTGTGCGACTGCAGGCGGACCTTATATTAAGTCATATGCTGTTGTTAAAGGGGTCGATCAAATTGTCCCTGTTGATGTCTATATCCCAGGATGTCCGCCCAATCCAGCAGCATTAATTTATGGAATTAACAAGTTACAAGAAAAAATCCGCTATGAAGCAAAGACTGGAAAGCGGGTGATCAATAAATGA
- the nuoI gene encoding NADH-quinone oxidoreductase subunit NuoI: protein MLGQGLVKGLKYTLSNLTKKNVTTSYPDEPIDMPDRFRGIQKFYPEKCIVCNQCANICPTDCIQLTGKPHPDPSKKGKIIDTYDINFEICILCDLCTEVCPTEAIIMTNNFELASYSRDDLFKNLEWLDENDTNVREENKA from the coding sequence TTGTTAGGTCAAGGATTAGTCAAAGGGTTGAAATATACACTTAGTAACTTGACGAAAAAAAATGTGACGACAAGTTATCCGGATGAACCAATTGATATGCCGGATCGCTTTCGTGGCATACAGAAATTTTATCCGGAAAAGTGTATTGTTTGTAATCAATGTGCCAATATTTGTCCAACCGATTGCATTCAATTAACGGGAAAACCTCATCCAGACCCGAGTAAAAAGGGGAAGATTATTGACACGTACGATATTAACTTTGAAATTTGTATTTTATGTGATTTATGTACGGAGGTTTGTCCCACAGAAGCAATTATCATGACGAATAATTTTGAACTCGCTTCATATAGTCGCGATGATTTATTCAAAAATCTAGAATGGCTTGATGAAAACGATACGAACGTGAGGGAGGAAAATAAAGCATGA
- a CDS encoding NADH-quinone oxidoreductase subunit C, whose translation MSDEKAKAAALAKQGGEAETAGGDDAKAKAAAAAKAKAAAVAKAKAAALAKQGGEAETSGGDDAKAKAAAAAKAKAAALAKQGGEAEASGGDDAKAKAAAKAKTAAAAKAKAAALAKQGGEAESSGGDDAKAKAAAAAKAKAAAAAKAKAAALAKQGGEAETSGGDEAKAKAKAAAVAKAKAAAAAKAKAGAGDSDDEKAKAKAAAIAKAKAAAAAKAKAATGGEASDTNPDEGQPSPNQPLLDKYLKVINENLGENMLEEAYINRLGKDVPTLVAKKETYFKLAQFLKHNEQLAFDYLSEHHGSDFETHMEIYNHMYSFKTKENIALKVKIDRDEPKIDSITSVWEGANWPEREAYDLLGIEYIGHPNLTRIMLTDDWVGHPLRKDYEPHDEEV comes from the coding sequence ATGAGTGATGAGAAGGCAAAAGCCGCCGCATTAGCAAAGCAGGGTGGAGAGGCTGAAACAGCAGGTGGAGATGATGCGAAAGCGAAAGCAGCAGCGGCGGCGAAAGCAAAGGCAGCAGCAGTAGCGAAAGCAAAAGCAGCTGCATTAGCGAAGCAAGGTGGAGAGGCTGAAACATCAGGTGGAGATGATGCAAAAGCGAAAGCAGCAGCGGCGGCGAAAGCAAAAGCAGCTGCATTAGCAAAGCAAGGTGGAGAGGCTGAAGCATCAGGCGGAGATGATGCAAAAGCGAAAGCGGCGGCGAAAGCGAAGACAGCAGCAGCGGCTAAAGCAAAAGCAGCTGCATTAGCAAAGCAAGGTGGAGAGGCTGAGTCATCAGGTGGAGATGATGCGAAAGCGAAAGCGGCAGCAGCGGCGAAAGCGAAGGCAGCAGCAGCGGCTAAAGCAAAAGCAGCCGCATTAGCAAAGCAAGGTGGAGAGGCTGAAACATCAGGTGGAGATGAAGCGAAAGCGAAAGCAAAAGCAGCGGCCGTAGCCAAAGCGAAGGCTGCGGCTGCCGCAAAAGCGAAAGCTGGCGCTGGAGATAGTGATGATGAAAAAGCAAAAGCGAAAGCCGCGGCAATTGCTAAGGCAAAGGCAGCAGCAGCAGCGAAAGCTAAAGCAGCAACAGGTGGTGAAGCTTCGGACACTAATCCTGATGAGGGTCAACCGTCACCAAACCAACCATTGCTCGATAAGTATTTGAAAGTCATTAACGAAAACTTAGGCGAAAACATGCTAGAGGAAGCCTATATTAATAGACTAGGGAAGGACGTTCCTACTTTAGTAGCGAAGAAGGAAACGTACTTTAAGCTTGCGCAATTTTTAAAGCATAACGAACAACTTGCTTTCGATTATTTATCGGAACACCATGGTTCTGACTTTGAAACACATATGGAAATTTATAATCATATGTATTCTTTTAAAACGAAGGAAAACATCGCGTTAAAGGTAAAGATTGACCGAGATGAACCTAAAATTGATTCGATTACCTCCGTTTGGGAAGGTGCCAATTGGCCAGAGCGAGAAGCGTATGACCTATTAGGCATCGAGTATATTGGTCATCCAAACTTAACGCGAATCATGCTAACAGATGACTGGGTTGGACATCCACTCAGGAAAGATTATGAGCCGCATGATGAGGAGGTGTAA
- the atpG gene encoding ATP synthase F1 subunit gamma → MASLRDIKTRINSTKNTRQITKAMKMVSAAKLNRSQEKAKSFLPYTEKIREVVASIAAGNSDVNHPMLQERPVKKTGYIVITADRGLAGGYNANIIRGVINKIQERHSSPDEYGLIVIGRIGRDLLRRRNLPIIQEITGLGDQPEFNDIKNLTRTTVEMFSDEIFDELYIWYNHFVSPITQEVTEQKVLPLTDISASNDVKASYEYEPTEEAILEQLLPQYAESLIYGALLDAKASEFGARMTAMSAATDNATALIDSLTLAYNRARQAAITQEITEIVGGAAALE, encoded by the coding sequence GTGGCTTCACTTCGAGATATAAAAACGCGAATTAACTCGACAAAGAATACGAGACAAATCACAAAAGCGATGAAAATGGTTTCAGCTGCGAAACTTAATCGCTCGCAAGAAAAGGCAAAGTCATTCCTCCCGTATACTGAGAAAATTCGTGAAGTTGTAGCAAGCATTGCGGCAGGCAATTCGGACGTTAACCATCCAATGCTTCAAGAACGTCCAGTTAAGAAAACAGGTTATATTGTCATTACGGCTGACCGTGGGTTAGCAGGTGGATATAATGCTAATATTATTCGTGGTGTAATCAATAAAATCCAAGAGCGACACAGTTCTCCTGACGAGTATGGTTTAATTGTTATTGGACGTATCGGACGAGATCTTTTAAGACGTCGTAATCTTCCTATCATTCAGGAAATTACAGGATTAGGGGATCAGCCAGAATTCAACGACATAAAAAATTTAACTCGAACAACGGTAGAGATGTTCTCTGATGAGATTTTTGATGAGCTGTACATTTGGTATAACCATTTTGTAAGCCCGATCACACAAGAAGTAACGGAACAAAAGGTGTTACCACTTACAGACATTTCTGCTTCTAATGATGTAAAAGCATCTTATGAGTATGAGCCTACAGAAGAAGCCATTTTAGAACAGCTTCTTCCACAATATGCAGAGAGCTTAATTTACGGTGCGCTACTTGACGCGAAAGCTAGTGAGTTCGGTGCACGTATGACAGCGATGAGCGCTGCGACTGATAATGCAACAGCATTAATCGACAGCTTAACTCTTGCATACAACCGTGCTCGTCAAGCTGCAATTACTCAAGAAATCACAGAGATTGTCGGCGGTGCAGCAGCACTTGAATAA
- a CDS encoding F0F1 ATP synthase subunit epsilon, producing MQTMTVSVVTPDGTVYEGEVEMVSARAQSGELGILPRHIPLVAPLDIGAVRLKNGSDVQLVAVSGGFIEVRPDKVTILAEAAELPSDIDVARARAAKERAERRINEAKQDEIDFKRAQLALRRASNRLGVTEK from the coding sequence ATGCAGACAATGACTGTCAGTGTCGTAACTCCTGATGGCACGGTTTATGAGGGCGAAGTAGAAATGGTTAGCGCTCGTGCACAAAGCGGAGAGCTAGGTATTCTTCCTCGACACATTCCTTTAGTTGCTCCACTAGACATAGGAGCTGTTCGTTTAAAGAACGGTTCTGATGTTCAACTCGTTGCTGTATCTGGCGGTTTCATTGAAGTCCGTCCTGATAAAGTAACGATTCTAGCGGAAGCTGCTGAACTGCCATCAGATATCGATGTTGCTCGTGCTCGTGCTGCTAAAGAACGTGCAGAACGTCGCATTAACGAAGCAAAACAAGATGAAATTGACTTTAAGCGTGCACAACTTGCATTACGCAGAGCTTCTAATCGCTTAGGTGTTACAGAGAAATAA